The following proteins are co-located in the Gloeocapsa sp. PCC 7428 genome:
- a CDS encoding MEKHLA domain-containing protein produces MYSFEYWTGNALLDITGTPAEIAQALFTAPFVVVSHGIQADPIFNYGNQQALTLWEFSWEEFTTLPSRKSAEEMVQQERDRLLAETTHKGYCHYSGVRISKTGQRFYIEDGIIWNVVDAENQKWGQAAVFSRYKFI; encoded by the coding sequence ATGTACAGTTTTGAGTACTGGACGGGGAATGCCTTACTCGATATTACGGGAACACCAGCGGAAATTGCCCAAGCTTTGTTTACTGCACCGTTTGTTGTCGTTTCGCATGGTATACAAGCCGATCCAATTTTCAACTATGGTAATCAGCAAGCATTAACACTGTGGGAGTTTTCTTGGGAAGAATTTACGACATTGCCTTCGCGCAAATCTGCTGAGGAGATGGTACAACAGGAACGCGATCGCCTACTTGCAGAAACAACTCATAAAGGCTATTGTCACTATTCTGGTGTCCGCATCTCAAAAACTGGCCAGCGATTCTATATCGAAGATGGGATAATTTGGAATGTTGTTGACGCTGAAAACCAAAAATGGGGTCAAGCTGCGGTTTTTTCTCGGTATAAATTTATCTAA
- a CDS encoding CsbD family protein has protein sequence MSLEDRAKATGKNIEGKAQEAWGNVTGDPQDKAEGKAKQAESEVRHGVEDVKDNVKEKLD, from the coding sequence ATGAGTTTAGAAGATAGAGCTAAAGCTACTGGTAAAAATATCGAAGGTAAAGCTCAAGAAGCTTGGGGAAACGTTACAGGAGATCCCCAAGATAAAGCAGAAGGCAAAGCAAAGCAAGCAGAAAGCGAAGTACGTCATGGTGTAGAAGACGTAAAAGATAATGTCAAAGAGAAGCTTGACTAA
- a CDS encoding GDP-L-fucose synthase yields MTALDLKDKRILVTGGAGFLGRQVIEQLHFAGAEPQKITVTRSQECDLRTLENCQRAVDQQDIVIHLAAHVGGIGLNQVKPAELFYDNLMMGTQLIHAAYQAGVEKFVCVGTICAYPKFTPVPFKEDDLWNGYPEETNAPYGVAKKALLVQLQAYRQQYDFNGIYLLPVNLYGPEDNFNPESSHVIPALIRKVYEAQQNGDKEIRVWGDGSPTREFLYSQDAARGIVMGTVAYNEPEPVNLGTGYEISIRDLITLICELMEFDGKIVYETDKPNGQPRRCLDTERAKQKFGFTAQVDFKQGLKNTIDWYRQHAS; encoded by the coding sequence ATGACAGCCTTAGATTTAAAAGACAAACGCATTCTTGTCACGGGTGGGGCTGGGTTCTTGGGTCGTCAAGTCATTGAGCAATTGCATTTTGCAGGAGCCGAACCGCAAAAAATTACAGTAACGCGATCGCAAGAATGTGACTTACGCACTTTAGAAAATTGCCAACGCGCAGTCGATCAGCAAGATATCGTCATTCACCTCGCCGCGCACGTTGGTGGTATTGGTTTAAATCAAGTCAAACCAGCAGAACTTTTTTACGATAATTTAATGATGGGCACGCAGTTAATTCACGCTGCGTATCAAGCTGGCGTAGAAAAATTCGTTTGTGTCGGCACAATCTGTGCTTATCCTAAATTTACACCAGTACCCTTCAAAGAAGACGACCTTTGGAATGGCTATCCAGAAGAAACAAATGCGCCCTATGGTGTAGCAAAAAAAGCGCTTTTAGTCCAGCTTCAAGCCTACAGGCAACAATACGACTTTAATGGTATTTACTTACTGCCAGTAAACTTGTACGGGCCAGAAGATAACTTTAATCCTGAAAGTTCTCATGTGATCCCTGCGCTGATTCGTAAGGTTTACGAAGCTCAACAAAACGGTGACAAAGAAATTCGCGTGTGGGGTGACGGTAGTCCTACGCGCGAGTTTCTCTATTCCCAAGATGCAGCACGGGGCATCGTTATGGGAACTGTCGCTTACAATGAGCCTGAACCTGTTAACTTAGGTACCGGCTATGAGATCTCCATCCGTGACTTGATTACTTTGATTTGCGAACTGATGGAGTTTGACGGCAAAATTGTTTACGAAACCGATAAACCCAACGGTCAACCGCGTCGTTGTTTAGATACAGAACGAGCCAAGCAAAAATTCGGCTTCACGGCTCAAGTTGATTTTAAACAAGGACTCAAAAACACGATTGATTGGTATCGGCAACACGCTAGCTAA
- a CDS encoding oxoprolinase family protein, whose translation MNACWEFWIDRGGTFTDIVAKSPTGKLVVHKLLSENPDRYTDAPVQGIRDILGIASDAPIPAEQIAVVKMGTTVATNALLERKGDRTVLVITKGFGDALRIGYQNRPDIFARQIILPEMLYERVIEVAERYTAQGEELIKLDLDTLRSELHAAYEDGIRACAIVLMHGYRFPAHEQEIATLAKTIGYTQVSVSHEVSPLMKLVSRGDTTVVDAYLSPILRRYVDQVSSQLSVSSKATNLNNITNDPRSSPLAPHPSLMFMQSNGGLADAQTFQGKDSILSGPAGGIVGAVQTSLMAGFHKIISFDMGGTSTDVAHFNGEYERTFETEVAGVRLRTPMMAIHTVAAGGGSILQFDGARYRVGPESAGANPGPAAYAKGGPLTVTDCNVMVGKLQPKFFPKVFGVNGDLPLDVETVRQKFAELTREIGDSRTPEQVASGFLAIAVEKMANAIKKISLQRGYDVSEYTLCCFGGAGGQHACLIADALGMKQVFIHPYAGVLSAYGMGLADVRVIRERAVEEVLSEELDLRGLLVVLEVEGRGELNHTSEALAKRSRRRQPQALDTKDAKESGVEVLSKVHLRYEGTDAALMVGFGDVEVMRREFEDLHRQRYGFIAPEKRLIVEAVSVEVVGKHDVPVEEVVLRRENKKTVSVATVQMYTRDAWYTTPVYQREDLQPEELISGPAIIVEATGTNVIEPGWNAQVSDRNHLLLKRSTNSNSQLPMTNDQFPTRPDPVMLEIFNNLFRAIAEQMGITLQNTSSSVNIKERLDFSCAIFDGDGQLVANAPHIPVHLGSMSESVQALIGDRGNTLKPGDVFASNNPYNGGTHLPDITVITPVFPVHSQLTNSHSPLFYVASRGHHADIGGMTPGSMPPNSTTVAEEGVLLDNFQLIVDGQFREKELLSLLEDGRYPVRNSTQNIADLKAQIAANERGVQELQKMVEHYHLDTVQAYMKFVQDNAEESVRRVINVLQDGEFTCCLDNGSAIKVAISIDKSTRSACVDFTGTSPQLESNFNAPSAICKAAVLYVFRTLVNDDIPLNAGCLKPLEIIIPEGCLLNPRYPAAVVAGNVETSQAITDALYGALGVMAASQGTMNNFTFGSDRYQYYETICGGSGAGKDFDGTDAVHTHMTNSRLTDPEVLEWRFPVLLESFSIRPHSGGQGLHQGGNGVIRRIQFREPMTAAILSGRRVVPPFGLHGGENGAVGKNTVERSDGTIEQLGSTAMVEMQPKDVFVIETPGGGGFGE comes from the coding sequence ATGAATGCCTGTTGGGAATTTTGGATTGATCGGGGCGGTACATTTACCGATATTGTGGCAAAAAGTCCCACAGGCAAGTTGGTAGTTCATAAGCTATTGTCAGAAAATCCCGATCGCTACACTGATGCTCCTGTCCAGGGTATTCGAGACATTTTAGGCATTGCATCTGATGCACCCATTCCTGCCGAGCAAATCGCAGTTGTGAAGATGGGAACAACTGTCGCGACGAATGCACTGCTCGAACGTAAAGGCGATCGCACAGTTTTAGTCATTACCAAAGGATTTGGCGATGCTTTGCGGATTGGCTATCAAAACCGCCCAGATATTTTTGCGCGACAAATTATCTTACCAGAAATGCTCTACGAGCGCGTCATTGAAGTCGCAGAACGCTACACCGCTCAAGGCGAAGAACTGATTAAGCTCGATCTTGATACTCTACGCAGTGAATTACACGCAGCTTATGAAGATGGTATCCGTGCGTGTGCGATCGTGTTGATGCACGGTTATCGCTTTCCAGCGCATGAGCAGGAGATTGCCACTTTAGCGAAGACCATTGGCTACACTCAAGTATCAGTATCGCACGAAGTTAGCCCGTTAATGAAATTAGTTAGTCGAGGCGATACGACAGTTGTTGATGCTTACTTATCTCCGATCCTCCGCCGGTATGTCGATCAGGTGTCAAGTCAGCTATCAGTGAGCAGTAAAGCAACCAACCTAAATAATATAACTAACGACCCTCGCTCCTCACCCCTCGCTCCTCACCCCTCTTTAATGTTTATGCAATCTAATGGTGGGCTGGCAGATGCTCAGACATTTCAAGGAAAAGACAGCATTTTATCAGGACCTGCGGGCGGAATTGTTGGGGCGGTACAAACAAGTTTGATGGCTGGTTTTCATAAAATTATCAGCTTTGACATGGGTGGAACGTCTACGGATGTCGCGCATTTCAACGGCGAGTACGAACGGACTTTTGAAACCGAAGTGGCTGGAGTGCGTTTGCGTACCCCGATGATGGCGATTCATACGGTAGCGGCTGGCGGTGGTTCAATTTTGCAGTTTGATGGCGCGCGATATCGTGTTGGACCAGAGTCGGCGGGGGCGAATCCAGGTCCTGCGGCGTATGCTAAAGGTGGTCCATTGACTGTGACTGACTGCAATGTGATGGTGGGAAAGCTACAACCAAAGTTCTTTCCGAAAGTTTTTGGTGTCAACGGAGATTTGCCGTTGGATGTGGAAACTGTGCGGCAAAAGTTTGCTGAATTGACAAGAGAAATTGGAGATAGCCGCACGCCGGAACAAGTTGCGTCGGGTTTTTTGGCGATCGCTGTCGAAAAGATGGCAAATGCGATTAAAAAGATTTCGTTGCAGCGCGGATACGATGTCTCTGAATATACTTTATGCTGTTTTGGCGGTGCGGGTGGACAACACGCTTGTTTAATTGCGGATGCGTTGGGGATGAAGCAGGTGTTTATTCATCCGTATGCTGGGGTGTTGTCTGCTTATGGTATGGGGTTGGCGGATGTGCGGGTGATTCGCGAACGTGCGGTGGAGGAGGTTTTATCTGAGGAGTTGGACTTAAGAGGATTGTTGGTGGTGTTGGAGGTTGAGGGGAGGGGGGAATTAAACCACACCAGCGAAGCACTAGCGAAGCGAAGCCGGAGGCGTCAGCCGCAGGCGTTAGACACGAAGGACGCAAAGGAAAGCGGTGTTGAGGTTTTATCTAAGGTGCATTTGCGGTATGAGGGGACGGATGCAGCTTTGATGGTGGGTTTTGGTGATGTGGAGGTGATGCGACGGGAGTTTGAAGATTTACATCGTCAGCGTTATGGGTTTATTGCGCCGGAGAAGCGCTTGATTGTTGAGGCGGTTTCGGTTGAAGTGGTGGGTAAGCATGATGTGCCTGTGGAGGAGGTAGTTTTACGTAGGGAAAACAAAAAAACTGTGTCAGTTGCTACGGTGCAGATGTATACAAGGGACGCTTGGTATACTACGCCTGTGTATCAACGCGAGGATTTGCAGCCGGAAGAGTTGATTTCAGGTCCAGCGATTATTGTGGAAGCAACGGGGACGAATGTGATTGAACCAGGATGGAATGCGCAAGTGAGCGATCGCAACCATTTACTCCTCAAACGCTCGACAAACTCAAATTCCCAATTACCAATGACCAATGACCAATTCCCAACTCGCCCCGATCCCGTCATGCTGGAAATTTTTAATAATTTGTTTCGGGCGATCGCTGAACAAATGGGAATCACGCTCCAAAATACGAGTTCTTCGGTCAATATTAAGGAAAGGCTGGATTTTTCTTGTGCGATTTTTGATGGTGATGGGCAGTTGGTTGCTAATGCACCTCACATTCCGGTTCACTTGGGTTCGATGAGTGAAAGCGTGCAAGCACTGATTGGCGATCGCGGAAATACGCTCAAGCCTGGAGATGTTTTTGCATCGAATAATCCCTACAACGGTGGAACTCACCTTCCCGATATCACTGTCATTACTCCGGTATTTCCAGTACACTCACAACTCACCAATAGCCACTCCCCACTTTTCTACGTCGCCTCGCGCGGACATCATGCTGATATTGGTGGAATGACTCCTGGTTCTATGCCGCCAAATAGTACCACAGTGGCAGAAGAGGGTGTTTTGCTCGATAATTTTCAGCTAATTGTTGATGGTCAATTTAGAGAAAAAGAGCTATTGTCACTTTTAGAAGACGGACGTTATCCAGTACGGAATTCTACTCAAAATATTGCTGATTTAAAAGCGCAAATTGCTGCTAACGAACGCGGTGTTCAGGAACTCCAAAAAATGGTAGAACACTATCACTTGGATACTGTACAAGCTTATATGAAGTTTGTCCAAGATAACGCTGAAGAGTCGGTGCGGCGTGTTATCAATGTTTTGCAAGATGGCGAGTTTACTTGTTGTTTAGATAACGGTAGTGCGATTAAAGTTGCTATTTCTATTGATAAATCTACGCGCAGTGCTTGTGTTGATTTTACAGGAACTTCACCGCAACTCGAAAGTAATTTTAATGCTCCATCTGCTATATGTAAAGCAGCAGTTTTATACGTTTTTCGTACTTTGGTAAATGATGACATTCCACTAAACGCAGGGTGTTTGAAACCTCTAGAAATTATCATTCCTGAAGGTTGTTTACTTAATCCGCGATATCCAGCTGCTGTTGTTGCAGGAAATGTCGAAACTTCTCAAGCGATTACAGATGCGTTGTATGGTGCTTTAGGCGTGATGGCAGCATCGCAAGGAACAATGAACAATTTTACCTTTGGAAGCGATCGCTATCAATATTACGAAACAATCTGCGGTGGTTCGGGCGCAGGTAAAGACTTTGATGGTACTGATGCTGTCCACACGCACATGACAAATTCTCGCCTCACCGATCCTGAAGTTTTAGAATGGCGGTTTCCTGTTCTATTAGAAAGCTTTAGCATTCGTCCTCATAGTGGCGGTCAAGGACTTCATCAAGGTGGTAACGGCGTTATCCGTCGCATCCAATTCCGCGAACCAATGACAGCAGCAATCCTTTCAGGGCGTCGTGTTGTTCCTCCATTTGGTTTACACGGCGGAGAAAATGGCGCAGTAGGCAAAAATACTGTCGAACGCAGTGATGGAACAATTGAACAATTGGGAAGTACCGCAATGGTAGAAATGCAACCAAAAGATGTATTTGTGATTGAAACTCCTGGCGGAGGTGGATTTGGTGAATAA
- the uvrB gene encoding excinuclease ABC subunit UvrB, whose translation MTEFCLQAPFQPTGDQPHAIAQLTRHVKQGNQYQTLLGATGTGKTFTVAAVIEKIGKPTLVLAHNKTLAAQLCNELREFFPNNAVEYFVSYYDYYQPEAYIPVTDTYIEKSASINDEIDMLRHSATRSLFERRDAIVVASISCIYGLGIPSEYLKAAIPLKMGMEVDQRQILRDLATVQYSRNDVEMGRGRFRVRGDVLEIGPAYEDRIIRVEFFGDEIDAIRYVDPVTGEIIQSLSAVNIYPARHFVTPEERLEAACDAIEAELKQRKAELEQASKLLEAQRLDQRTRYDLEMLREVGYCNGVENYSRHLAGRQPGEPPECLIDYFPDDWLLVVDESHVTVPQIRGMYNGDQARKRVLIEHGFRLPSAADNRPLKADEFWSKVNQCIFVSATPGDWEIELSEGRVVEQVIRPTGVVDPEIFVRPTEGQIDDLLGEVKERVERRERVLVTTLTKRMAEDLTEYLQDQGIRVRYLHSEINSIERIEILQELRQGNFDVLVGVNLLREGLDLPEVSLVAILDADKEGFLRAERSLIQTIGRAARHVRGQAILYADNLTDSMIKAISETERRRAIQLEYNEKHGITPQPIVKRTNNAILSFLEVSRRLNSQQLEEAYEQADDLPLADIPELITQLEAQMKEAAKNLEFEEAAKYRDRIKHLRDKLLGH comes from the coding sequence ATGACAGAATTTTGTCTCCAAGCACCGTTTCAACCGACTGGCGATCAACCTCACGCGATCGCCCAACTGACTCGACACGTCAAACAAGGAAATCAGTACCAAACCTTACTTGGCGCGACGGGAACCGGAAAGACATTTACCGTTGCTGCGGTGATTGAAAAAATTGGGAAACCAACACTCGTGCTTGCGCACAATAAAACGCTCGCCGCACAACTATGCAACGAGTTACGCGAGTTCTTCCCGAACAATGCAGTAGAGTATTTTGTCAGCTACTACGATTACTATCAGCCGGAGGCGTACATTCCAGTCACAGATACTTATATTGAAAAGAGTGCTTCGATCAACGATGAAATCGATATGTTGCGACACTCCGCGACGCGATCGCTATTTGAACGCCGCGATGCGATCGTTGTTGCTTCGATTAGCTGTATCTATGGTTTAGGGATTCCCTCGGAGTATCTCAAAGCCGCAATTCCCTTGAAAATGGGAATGGAAGTCGATCAAAGACAGATTCTGCGCGATTTGGCTACGGTACAATATAGCCGCAACGATGTCGAAATGGGGCGAGGACGGTTTCGGGTACGCGGTGATGTGTTAGAAATTGGTCCTGCTTACGAAGATCGGATTATTCGCGTTGAGTTTTTTGGCGATGAAATTGATGCAATTCGCTACGTCGATCCGGTAACGGGTGAAATTATTCAAAGCTTGTCTGCGGTTAATATCTACCCAGCGCGTCACTTTGTTACACCAGAAGAACGCTTAGAAGCGGCGTGCGATGCAATTGAAGCCGAACTTAAGCAACGCAAAGCTGAATTAGAGCAAGCAAGTAAACTCTTAGAAGCCCAGCGCTTGGATCAGCGGACGCGGTATGACTTGGAAATGTTACGCGAAGTCGGTTACTGCAACGGCGTCGAAAACTATTCGCGTCACTTAGCGGGGCGTCAACCAGGCGAACCACCAGAGTGTTTGATCGACTACTTCCCTGACGACTGGTTACTTGTGGTCGATGAATCGCACGTCACCGTTCCACAAATTCGCGGGATGTACAATGGCGACCAAGCGCGGAAGCGAGTCTTAATTGAGCATGGATTTCGCTTACCCAGCGCCGCCGATAACCGCCCGTTAAAGGCTGACGAGTTTTGGTCGAAGGTTAATCAGTGTATTTTTGTATCAGCAACGCCAGGCGATTGGGAGATAGAACTTTCAGAAGGTCGAGTTGTTGAACAAGTGATTCGTCCTACTGGTGTTGTCGATCCGGAAATCTTTGTACGTCCTACCGAAGGGCAAATTGACGATCTTTTAGGAGAAGTGAAAGAACGCGTTGAGCGCCGCGAACGAGTTTTAGTGACAACTTTGACAAAGCGCATGGCGGAAGATTTAACAGAATATTTGCAAGATCAGGGAATCCGCGTGCGGTATCTGCATTCCGAAATTAACTCGATTGAGCGGATTGAGATTTTGCAAGAGTTGCGCCAAGGCAATTTTGATGTTTTAGTCGGGGTGAACTTGCTGCGCGAAGGATTAGATTTACCGGAGGTTTCCTTAGTAGCGATTTTGGATGCAGATAAAGAAGGTTTCTTACGGGCGGAGCGATCGCTGATTCAAACAATTGGTAGGGCTGCACGTCACGTTCGCGGACAAGCAATTCTATATGCAGATAATCTGACGGATAGCATGATCAAAGCGATCTCAGAAACCGAGCGACGCCGCGCAATTCAGCTAGAATACAATGAGAAACACGGCATTACACCGCAACCGATTGTCAAGCGCACCAATAATGCGATTTTGTCGTTTTTAGAAGTGTCGCGGCGGTTGAATTCGCAACAACTCGAAGAAGCTTACGAACAAGCCGATGATTTACCGTTAGCGGATATTCCAGAATTGATTACGCAGTTAGAAGCCCAGATGAAGGAAGCCGCGAAGAATTTGGAGTTTGAGGAAGCAGCGAAGTATCGCGATCGCATTAAGCATCTGCGCGATAAGTTATTGGGACATTGA
- the gmd gene encoding GDP-mannose 4,6-dehydratase, translating to MTQRKRALITGITGQDGSYLSEFLLEQGYEVHGIIRRTSTFNTDRIDHIYEDPHKEGVKLLLHYGDLTDGTTLRRILEETQPTEIYNLGAQSHVRVSFDSPEYTVDSVAMGTLRLLEAIRDYQQRTGIEVRFYQAGSSEMFGLVQEVPQKETTPFYPRSPYACAKVYAHWQTLNYRESYGLFACNGILFNHESPRRGETFVTRKITRAVARIVAGKQKKIYMGNLDAKRDWGYAKDYVRAMWLMLQQPEPDDYVIATGETHSVREFLDLAFGYVNLNWQDYVEFDDRYLRPAEVELLIGDPTKAKQKLGWQPSVTFEQLVALMVEADLKALGQESPNGNGAQVVQDLATIRQELGSLHF from the coding sequence ATGACGCAACGCAAGCGAGCGCTAATTACAGGGATTACAGGTCAAGATGGCTCCTATTTAAGTGAGTTTTTACTTGAACAAGGATATGAAGTTCACGGCATTATCCGGCGGACATCAACATTCAACACTGACCGGATCGATCATATCTACGAAGACCCACACAAAGAGGGAGTCAAGTTACTTTTACACTATGGCGATCTTACCGATGGCACAACGCTGCGACGGATTCTAGAAGAAACTCAGCCGACCGAAATCTATAACCTCGGCGCACAATCACACGTACGCGTGAGCTTTGATTCACCTGAATATACTGTAGACTCAGTGGCGATGGGTACGCTGCGGCTGCTCGAAGCAATTCGCGATTATCAACAGCGTACAGGAATCGAAGTCCGCTTCTACCAAGCCGGTTCGTCAGAAATGTTTGGTTTGGTGCAAGAAGTTCCCCAGAAAGAAACCACACCATTTTACCCGCGCAGTCCCTATGCTTGTGCGAAAGTCTATGCACACTGGCAAACACTCAACTACCGCGAATCCTATGGTTTGTTCGCGTGTAATGGCATTTTGTTTAATCACGAATCGCCACGCCGTGGAGAAACCTTTGTCACGCGCAAAATTACGCGAGCAGTAGCGCGAATTGTTGCAGGAAAGCAAAAGAAAATCTACATGGGCAATCTCGATGCTAAACGCGATTGGGGCTATGCGAAAGACTACGTACGCGCAATGTGGTTGATGCTACAACAGCCCGAACCCGACGATTATGTGATTGCGACGGGGGAAACGCACTCGGTACGCGAATTTCTTGATTTAGCATTTGGCTATGTCAATCTCAATTGGCAAGATTATGTCGAGTTTGACGATCGTTATCTGCGACCCGCAGAAGTTGAGTTATTGATTGGCGATCCGACAAAAGCTAAACAAAAACTAGGTTGGCAACCATCGGTTACATTTGAGCAGTTAGTCGCACTGATGGTAGAAGCTGATTTAAAAGCATTAGGTCAAGAGTCGCCTAATGGTAATGGTGCGCAAGTTGTTCAGGATTTAGCTACGATTCGTCAAGAGTTGGGTAGTCTACACTTTTAG